CCTCAGCGACCAGAACTGCCGGGCAGCAGCCACGTCGATCTTCTTTTTCACATAGCGGGTGGCCTTGATCCGCGGATCTGGCGCACCAAGCAAAACCCACTTCTCCAAGTCGGCAATCTCGGCCGCTGCCAGTTTCTTCTCGGGCGGCATCTGCAAATCGTCCGCGTAGCGAATGGCCTTGATAAACAAGCTTTGGTCCAGATCTCCCGGCACAATGGCAGGCCCTGTGCTCCCCCCTTTACGTAGCGCAGCCCGCGAATCGACCAGCAAGTCTCCCTGCAGTTCCTTCGCCTCGGCCGAGTGGCATTCGTAGCAATGCTTGACGAGTAAAGGACGAATGCGGCTTTCGAAGAAGGCGATATTCTCCGGCGTCAAATCGGCTGGGGAGCCATCGTGCTCGCCGCGCCAGATTTCGATTCCTGAAAAGTTTGCAGCGCCGCCTCGACTCGTGATTTGAATCGAACCCTCGTTGTTGTCGGCTTTGACATCGATCACGTACGGCCCAAGCCGATCCCAGTGTCCGGCGGAACCGCTTTGATAAAAGCGCAGCACGTCCTGGCCATTGATCGCGATGCGAAAGGTCTCGCTGTTGTTGTCTTCCCAGACGTAGACAAAAACGGAATACTTCCCGCTGGGCACGCCGCTGACGACGACTTTGTTGCCGCCCCAGCGACTGCTCCGGATCATCTTGGCACGATCGGGATCGGTCGGCGGGTTCAGCTTGACGTCTTGATTAGCAAACGACTTGTCGGTGCAGGCGAAGTTCGCAGGCTGATGGTCGGCGTCTTGCCCTTCCCAGGCGTGTCCATCGATCTTCACCGGCGGACCATTGAGATTCACTCCACGGTAGAACGTGGGGCGCAGATCTTCTGCAGCTGACAACGATCCGGCCAACAACGCCAGCAGCGCGCATGTCCATTGCCGGTGAGGAAGGCGAGCCATCGTCTGCATGCAAGTCGACCGGAGAGAGGATTCAGTTACCAACGAGGCCACTCATCGGGCGCGCTCGCCAGTATTTACTGCCCGTCTATCGTAGTCGTCGGCACTGCCCGCCAGCAAAAGAAACGGCCAATCAGGGAAGACCGTCCACCGCTGCATTTACTCGGTCAGATTGAATTCTGGAGCATTGTTCGCCCCCTTTTTCACCTCAAACGTAAGCCCGGATTGGGTTGGCTCGAAATACTTGACCGGAATGACTGGATCGCCGGGCATCTTCTCGCCGGGTAATCCGCTGCCAACCTCACCGGGGCGGAGATCGCGGTCTGGCCCCCGGGCAGAGATCGCCACTTTGTGCGGGCCAATCAGCGCACCATCGGTGATCTCGAACGTGCCGAGCACGAACTTCCCTTGGGCATCGGTTAAACCAGAGGCACTACGCCCGCCACTTTCCGGAATGAACGTCACCATCGCCCCCACCAGCGGAAAATTTCGATAAGTGACTTTGCCCGCAACCGGTGCGCGTGGGGGACCAGAGTCAGTGCCACAGCCGATGACGGCAAACGAGACAAGTGCGCATAGCAGGGCTAAGAAACCAAACTTGCTTGGATTGGACATTGCTGTTGAATCTAAAGCGAAAAGGATGCGAGCGAACGTGGGAAAATTATGGCAGGAAGCTGGGCAGGAGTATGTTCAATGAACCGAGCTGGCTAGTTACTATTTACCTCGCCTCCTTGGCGGCTCCCCATTGCGTTATAGGTAACCATGGCGATGTTTTGACTCAGGAAGGTGACGCTGCCGTCGCATAGTGCAAACATGCTGCCGCCGGGATGATGACTTTGGAAGCCGCGCCCGCGCCAAGGTTGCCCCACAGTACAACCTGGACAGTAGAAAGACTTTTGCTCCATCGAGGGTAAAATGTTGAAATTAATCGGCAGACTGGTTCCATTCACGCTGCCTGTATACGTGAACCAGACCATATCGGTACCGCCTCCAACCGACGAATTATGGCCGAGCAAGATGGTGTTACTCAGTCCGTCGATCACATTCGACATTTTGACCGCGGGCGTATTGTTGGAGTAATTGAAAATGCCGCGGTGCTGAAGGGGCGAACCTCCGGCACCACCGAATCCCGATGTTGGTTCCGGGCAATCCGGGCCCGCAGCCCCACCACCCGAGGTCTGGCTGCAACCGCCGCACCCGTAGGCTTTGCCGGTGGCCCCAATCGTGTAGTTCGACGTGTCGCCAACAATGAAGGCGTCTCCAAAACTTCCCAGATAGTGTGTCGGTCGCGTCAAAAAGGCATTCACGCCGGCCGTAACCGCTAAACTGCCGGTCCCATCATTGCAAGTAATGCCGGGAATCTGCCGATCGGGAAATGCTTTGCCCGCGTAAGGATCGGTTGAGCAGGTGAGCACCTTTAAATTAGCGTCGTGAGCCGCCTTCATGCTGACGCAGCAGACATTGGTGTTGACGTTGATCGCATCCGAGAGCGCCTGCTGCTCGATGAACGGCAGCACGCTGACAATCCAGCCCCAACCTTGGTTGGTTGTCGTTGCGGGCGGTCGTCCCGCCGGAAACGATCCATGGGTGTCGTGGAAATTGTGCAATCCGAGCGCGAGTTGTTTCACGTTGTTCGAACAAGACGAGCGCCGGGCCGATTCGCGGGCCGATTGCACCGCAGGTAGCAGAAGTGCGACCAAGACACCAATGATGGCAATGACCACCAGCAGTTCCACCAGGGTGAAACCGCGACTATTTACCGGAGAGGAAATGCCCCGAGAGGAATACATCCCGTTGCAGCCAACCGTTCGTGGATCAAGCATGATCACCTCCGAAGTAAGAGCCGCCTCAGCCTGTGAATCTAAACACGAATCGTCTGGCGACGCAAACCTGAGTTGGGGGGGATCGGCCTCGATTTGCATTATTTTTTGGCTCCGGCTGGCATAGCTGGTCACAAAGCAATCGATAGGGCAAAAGCCTGGCAGATCAATCCATACCTGCCGGCCTCTACTAATGTCAGTTGTGTTGGATTGCGATTCGTAATCGATTCTCTTCGTTCAAGAGATCAGCGACCCGATCGCAACAGAGCAGATTCCAACTTTCGGCAGAGCAATTTGACCTTCCAGAGGTCGAAATGGGGCCGCCAACTGCGCGACGACCTGTCTAGTGGGCGACTGGTCGTCAAGTCGTGTGAAACTATCGAGAATTTGCTCCGTCTCTCCCAATAGGTGCTCATTTGACCTTTCCGCGGGGGCGGTTTCCGATAAGATTATCGGTTACAAGGATGACGGTTTTCTCGCAGCGATTGCCCGAACTAGGGCCCCTCGAACAGCATCTTGAGGATGCGGTTTGGCAGGGCCAGTTTTCCAGTTGGGCACCGTCGTTGCGTGGCCGGCCCTGTTTTCGCCAGACAGGGCCTGCTCGATCTGCCCCGCTGCGGTTCTGCCAATTCGCGTTAACTCTCGTGGGCTATACGAGTTAGCGGTAGCGGCAGCCACCTTCATCTGGGGTGTGCTATTGGATGGCGTTTATGTGTACACTGGATTGATTCGGCCCAGCGCATTGCTGGTTCGATGTTTTTGCGTCGTGTTTTCTAGGTGCAGTTATGGATCTGACAAAAGTTCGCAACTTCGGTATTTCGGCTCACATCGACTCGGGTAAGACGACCCTCAGCGAGCGGATCCTGTTCTACTCTGGCCGCATCCACAAGATCGAAGAGGTCAAGGGTGGCGGCGACGGCGCGACCATGGACCATATGGAGCTGGAAAAAGAACGCGGTATCACCATTACCAGCGCGGCGACGCACTTGGAATGGAACGACCCGGCGTTTCCTGGCGATGAGAACCACATGCACATCATGAACCTCATCGACACGCCCGGACACGTGGACTTCACCATCGAAGTCGAACGCAGTTTGCGCGTGCTCGACGGCGCTGTGCTCGTGCTGTGCGCGGTCGGTGGCGTGCAATCGCAATCGATGACGGTCGATCGCCAGATGAAGCGATACCACATTCCGCGCATTGCGTTCATCAACAAGATGGACCGCACCGGCGCTCGTCCGCTCGCGATCCTCGACGATCTGCGCAGCAAATTGAATGCGAACCCGGTGCTCATTCAGTACCCAATGGGTGGCGGCGAAACCTTTGCCGGCGTCATCGATATGGTTACGCAAAAGGCCTTCTTCTTTGATGGTCCGAAGGGTGAAGTCGTTCGTGAGGAAGCGATTCCTGCCGAATATGAAGCCCCGGTCAAAGAATGGCGTCACAAGATGCTCGAAGCGCTGGCGATGTACAGCGACGAATTGATGGAAATCCTGCTCAGCGAGCAGGAACCGCCAATTCAGTTGGTGTACGACACCATCAAGAAGGCGACCCAACAGCAGGGCATGACTCCGGTCATGGTCGGCTCGGCTTATAAGAACAAGGGTGTGCAGCTGCTGCTCGACGCGATCGTTCGCTACTTGCCTTCACCGCTCGAACGCGACCTGACGGCCAAGAAGTGGGACAATCCGACGGAGACGATGGGTCTGAAGCCAGATCCAAATGCCCCGTTCGTCGGCATGGCGTTCAAGATTGTCGAAGATCCCTTCGGTCAGTTGACCTTCTTGCGTATCTATCAAGGTACGATCAAGAAGGGCGAGTTTTACTACAACCAACGTACGCAGAAAAAAGACCGTTTCAGCCAAATCGTCAAGATGCACGCCAATAAGCGTGAAGTTGTGGACGGGGCCGAAGCGGGCGATATCGTCGCGATCACGGGCATCGACTGTGCGAGCGGCGATACCTATGCGTCCGAAAACAAGTATTGCTCGCTGGAAAGCATGTTCGTCCCCGAACCGGTGATTAAGGTCGCCGTGACGCCGACGAGCCGTGCAGATGCGGACAAGATGAGCAAAGCCCTCCAACGCTTCCGTAAGGAAGACCCGACCTTCCGCGTCTTCAACGACGAGGAAACCAGCGAGACGATCATCGCGGGTATGGGTGAGTTGCACCTCGATATTTACGTCGAACGCATTCGCCGTGAATACAAGGTGGAACTGGAAGTTGGTGCGCCGAAGGTCAGCTACCGTGAATCGCCAACTCGCAAGTACGAATACAACTACAAGCACAAGAAGCAAACCGGTGGTTCGGGCCAATACGGCCACGTCGTCGGTTACTTCGAACCGCTGCCAGATGACTCGACCGAGAACTTCGTCTTCGATTGGAAAGTGACCGGTGGTCGCATTCCAGGTGAATTCGAAAGCTCGATCGAAAAGGGTTTCCGGGCGCTCCTGAACAAGGGTCCGCTTGCCGAATACCCGATTGTCGGTCTGCACGTAGTCGTCACCGATGGTTCGTACCACGATGTGGATAGCTCGGATCGTGCTTTCCAAATCACGGCCCAGGACTGTCTGCGGACGCACTTCATCGATACCAAGCCGGCGATTCTCGAACCGATCATGAAGGTCGAAATCGAGTGCCCGGAAAACTATCAGGGTGATGTGACTGGCGACGTGAACCGCCGCCGTGGCATCGTCATGAACAGCGACACTCGCGAAGGAGTCTGCCAGATTCTGGCCGAAGTCCCGCTGTCAGAAGTGTTCGGTTACGCGACCGACATCCGCAGCATGACGAAGGGCCAAGGTACCTTCACGATGGAACTCGCCGCCTATCGCAAGGCTCCGAGCAATGTTCAGGAAGAGATCATCGCCGAAAAGAAGAAGAACTCGAAGCAGCTTGTCGGCGCTAAGTAACACTCGTAGGCGAGTCATTCCATGACTCGCACACAAATAACTCGGGCCAGGTAGTGATGAACTACCTGGCCCTTTTTTATGCCTTCAACATCCTGAGGTCGAAGTTTATGGCAACTTCGTGGCAGGAAATTACTTCAGGTCGCGAATGCGGATGTTTTTGAACTCGGTCCACATGGGCTTGCCGGCGTGCAACTGCAACGCGAGAACCCCTTCCGTCAGGGCCAACTCGGGATGATTATCAGTGAAATCGAGAACCAACCGGTCGTTGAGATAGTGTTGGATGTGCTTCCCCTTGGCGATGATGACAACGTCATTCCAATCGTCGAGCTTGACTAACTTTCCGAAGGAAGCTTGATCGATTAAGTCAGCCTTAATGACCTTCTTGCCATCCGATTCCCAGGTCGCTTGTTCGCCCACAAGGCAGATGCGTCCGCGTTTGCCACCTTCGTCGTAGATAAAACCGGCGACGTTGGGCAGCTTGTTCTCGTTACGGAGTTCGTGCTGGTAACCGCGGACGACCCAGTTGTTGTTCACCTTGCCTTCGGTGATGTGCTTGGAGCGATACTGGACGCCCGAGTTGTTGGTGTTGCTGCACCGGAACGAAAAACGCAGCTCAAAATCATTGAGCTTGCCATCCTTCCAAATGATGAAGGTGTTCCCCTTAGCCGGAACTTCGGCGGTGGTCTCACCGCGGATTACGCCATCCTTAACGCTCCAGAGCTTGGGGTCGCCGTCCCACCCAGTGAGATCTTTTCCGTTAAAAAGTGACCGCATGCCCGCTGTTTCAGCTGGAGCAGTGGTCGCACCATCCGGCGCTGCGGCCGGAATGAGCGTTGCCAGAGCGAGTAACAAGTTCGAGAGCATTTCCTTCTCCGTGAATAGATGAACGTAATTTGTTAAACCGAAATCGCCTAACCGAAGGCCAGCTACGCATTTTACCCACAATAAGTTGCCGTAGGGAATTCGCCCTTCAGCTCCATGGTCGATCATTAGTCTCGGTGGACACCGTAAAGTTTAGCGACGTCTGCGACGAAGAGGCGATGCTTTTCAGGAACTGCTCCTTGCCAGCGCTGGAGAAAATCAGCGAACGATTCTTTGGCAGGAGGAGGCAATGAATTGAGCCAGCGGATTGCTTCCCAGCGCGTTGGCTGTTCTTCGAAGTAAGAGAGGAGGACAACCGCCATTGCTCCATTCAACTCGCGATCGGTAGCTGTCTTGCGAAGTTGAGCCTCGTGATCGCGATAGAAAGCGGGCATTCCCTTGGCATAGATCTCGCGAGTGTGCGCCCGCTGGCGAATGACGTTGTCAGCGTATTCGCGCAGGTTATCCCGATAACTCGCCCAATGCTTGTACGGCGGGCCGTCCTTCCAGTCTCGAGCCATACCGCGCAATACATACAGGGACGCAGTTTCACTCAGCGTCTCTTCAAACCAGCGATTGCTCGAATCCCCTTCGCGAAAACCACAAAGTACGTGACAGAACTCGTGACCAAACTGGTAAGCGTATTGTGACCAGAGGGTATTGCTCGTGTCGAGTTTCACCACGATCTCGCGGCGGTCATTCCGCTTATAGAGAGTGATCGGACCAGACTGGCCGCGAGTGACGACGAATGGCTCGAGCTCGTAGTCGGCGAAAAGTGGCCACAGTTGCCGGGCCGCAGAGTCACACACTGCGCGAATATCGGCTTCGCTGGCCGAGAAGTCCGTGGCATCGACGCGGTAGTTAGGAATCTCGCTTCGCTTGTTATCTGGTTTTGTTTCCTGAGCCGTCAGCGATGTATGGGCGATGCTAGTCGCAACGACCGCCACGAATGCCAATAAAGTGCGCGACATATCGAACGCTCAGGCTGGAAGAAGCGAAATTGCAATTCGGCTCCGAATCTCGCTCGATTCTACCGGGCCACCTTGCCGGTCGATAGAATAACCGCCGGAACTACCAGGCAGGTTTCTCCTCCACACGGGGTGCACGACCATGTTTAGACTCATTAGTTTGCTGGCGTTAGTCGCGTTTGCGGCAAGTGAAGTAGGAACGGCAGCGGAGCCGACACAGAACACTTACACCTATAAAAAGACCAAACAGGCAGAACTTACGCTGCAGGTCTATCGTCCCGCAGAGTGGGAGGCGACGAAGAAGTATCCCGCTATCGTGTTCTTTTTCGGTGGCGGTTGGAATGGCGGCAATATCAAGCAATTTGAGCCGCAGTCGCAATACCTGGCCAAACGTGGCATGGTTGCGATTTGTGTTGACTATCGCGTGAAATCGCGGCACGGCGTGACACCCGACACGTGCGTGCGGGACGCCAAGTCGGCTATTCGCTGGGTGCGGCAGAATGCTGCGAAGCTGGGAATTGATCCTGCTAAGATTGTTGGCGCAGGCGGTTCCGCAGGCGGGCATTTGGCAGCCTGCACTGGTATTTGCCCAGAACTCGATGAAGCCGACGAAGACGCAGCAGTCTCGTCGCGCCCCAATGTGCTGGTGCTGTTCAATCCAGTGCTGAATTTCAACGTCGCTCAGTTGATCGAGCGCGTCGGCAACGATCAGAGGGTGGCCAAGTCCATTTCGCCCACTCAGCACTTAGCCAAAGATTCGCCACCGACACTGCTGATGTACGGTACCGATGACAAACTGATCGCGCAGGGGGATGAATACTTGCAACGCTCGAAGGAGCTTGGTCATCGAGCAGAAATGATGCGAGTGGATGGCGTCGGCCACGGCTTTTTCAATCGACCTCCCCATTTGCAAGCGACCATCGAGCGAGTGGATGCGTTTCTCGTTGCCTTGGGCTATCTGAAGCCAGACGCGACGGAACCGGCGAAGAAATAGCGCATGAAACTCGGGCTGATCACGGACATTCACGAACAAGTCGACGACTTGCGCGTCGCGCTTGCGCGCTTCAAGCAGGAGCGAGTCGACCAGATCGTGATGATTGGCGACGTCATCGAATTGGGCGAGCGGCTCGACGAGACATGCCGTTTGCTGCTTGAGTCGAAGGCGATAGGCGTGTGGGGAAATCACGACTATGGCCTGTGTGTTGACCCACCGCAGGAATTGCAGCGCAAGTACTCGCGCGATGTCTTCGAGTTCATGGGGAAGTTGCGACCGTCGCTGGAGATTGAAGGCTGCTACTTTTCGCACGTCGAACCGTGGTTGAATCCCGAGAGCCTGTTTGATTTGTGGTATTACGATGGCCCGCCAGACGAGCATGGCAAGTTGTGGCGAATCTTTCATGCCGTTCCCAACCGCCTGATGTTTGCTGGGCATTTTCATAAATGGCTGCTGGCCTCGCCCGATCAGATTCATGATTGGCATGGCGAAAAAGCCGTGAAGCTGGACCAGGGCCGATATTTTGTGGTAATCGGGGCGGTTTGCGATGGCTGCTTCGCAACCTTCGATACTGTCACGAGCGAACTGGTGCCGCTAAGCAGCCGATAAGCTCAACTAGGCACGAGCGCCGCAAGTTGCCTAAGATAATGACAACAAGGAAGGTCTTCACTTTGCGACGTCCCAGTCCCTTTACGCAGCGGCGCGATCCCGTCGACATCAAAATGACGCCGATGATCGACGTCGTTTTCTTGCTGCTGATCTATTTCATCTGGTCGGCCAGCTTTGGGATTGTGGAACGGTTACTCCCCAGTCAATTGTCGGCCCAAGCGCCGGGAACCGGGCAACCGACAACCGAAGTTCCTCCTCCCCCCGAAGCAGATTTTGAAAAAGTGGTGGTACGGGTCACCGGAACGCAAGGTCGCGTAGGTTGGTTGGTGAATGATACGCCCGTTGCCTCACTGGCCCAGCTGCAAGGCATTCTGGTGGGGCTCAGTCGCATTAAAAGCGACGCTCCAGTGGTGTTACATCCCGATCCGCATGTTCCGCTGGGAGATGTGATCGACGTGTTCGATCTCTCGCGGCTGATCGGCTTCGAGAAGGTTCAGTTTGCCGTCGACGCCGGCTAGTCAGACGTTCTTCGTCACTCGCAAAGTACGCCGCTGTTGTCGCCTAAAAGCAGACAACCTCGCGTACCAGCGAAACATCAGCCCGCTCAAGACGGCCGACGTAACAGCGGGAATGAGCAGGAACCACATGATGGCTGTGCCGCTGAAAATCAATACGCTGCCGAGTGCGATCACGAGGCTGGCGATAATCAAGAGCAGGGCGATCGTGCGGGTCCAAATCATGTCGCGACGAATGACTGCGTAGTATTGCCCATAGCCGAGCAAGGCGGCCATCACGACGGCGTTCGCTGCACCCGTCGCAAACGGAGCTAACCTATCTGCGTCGTGGAGTCGCACATTCATTTGCGGATAGGTGTGCACTAGCCAGGCAAGAAGTACGTAGCCGGCTGCGAGTCCCAATCCCAGGCAACTCAGCCAGATCAGCACCGAGGCCCACCAGATCTCCCGCGAAAGCGGAAGTTGAACGAGCGCCGCTACCGCTTCCGTCGTTTCGTCGGCAGCCGGCGAAGCATAGGGGTTCGTTAGCCCGGACGACGTTGTTTTCATGCGGGGGGCTTTGCAGTGGCTGTGCCGTTCTGCTCGGAGCTATCCTGCGCTTCGACAATGCGAAACTGCAGGCCGGCCATTGGCGCTCCGCCGTTGTGAAATGTCAATCCACCCAATTGATAGCCAGCCATCGCCTGGTGCGTATGGCCGAAATAGACGTGCTCTAAGCCTGTGCCTGGCCCATGTCCAATCCGGTCGAGATAGCCGGTCAGCCGCTGCGCCACTTTCTGCTTGGGATGAACGACACCCGCCAATTGGTGCAACCTGGCTTTCACGGCCAAATCGTAAAGCAGATGCTTTACTGGCCCGCGCGACTCATCCTTCAGCCAATGCTGGCGATTCGATTGCAACCGGGTCGCGCACATGGTGGGATGATCGGCGGCATCACCATGCAAAAAGATGCTGCCGGCCAGCCGCAGATAATAATGGTGAAATTGTAAATTGGGTGCCTGCTGGCAGTAGGCGTTAATGGCGTTGAGGAATCGCTGGTTGTAGTCGTGGTTACCGGCCACGAAGTGAAACTGGCAGTCTGGATTGCGCGAGACCAGCCGATCGACCCAATCGACCGAAGCCCGAACAGTCGTTTCGACCGAACCGAGCGTGGACCAACGGAAGTCGAAAATGTCGCCGCCCAGCACAAACGTGCGCGCCCGCTGGGCCACCGCGTGAATTGCCTGCTCGTGCGCGGCCGCTTGCGACCTTCGCGAGAACATGTGCAAGTCGGACACAAAGTACGTACTTGGTTCCATCCCGTTAAGCATAGCAAACCCCATACCTGACTGCGCCAAGCCGTCCAGGACAACTTCAACTGCTTAGAGCGCCAAGCTGAGCACGACTTCACCCGAAGCACCTCGCGGCGAAATCTCCCCCTCCATTCTCAACCAAAGTGTCCAACCTCAAGCCCCTTAATTGAACACTAAATGCTCGGAAACCCGAGAGATGCGCTATCTGCTGTCCAATTAAGCGATCCTTAATTGAACGCCCCCCAGTTAGGGCGTGAGCACGATTTTGCCCAATAACTGTTGGGGCGATCCAAATCAGGTCGCGTGTGGCCGTCTTTATTCCTGCGATCACACGACAGGCAATCCTGGCACGCTGCCACCCGGCACACAGCCAATTTGCCGCGCGGTATGCTCCGGGCTATGAATCTCTTTGCCAAAGCCGAAGGTGAGAATCTCAAGCGAGCCCAGCCCTTGGCCGCGCGCATGCGGCCAGCCAGGCTGGACGAGTTCGTCGGGCAACAGCATTTTCTGGGCGAAGGAAAATTACTGCGCCGCCTGCTGGCAGCCGATCGCTTGAGCTCTGTCATTTTTTATGGTCCGCCGGGAACGGGCAAAACGACACTTGCCCGCTTGTTGGCAACGGCTAGCCGCAAGAAGTTCAAACAGTTGAGCGCCATCACCAGCGGTGTGAAGGAACTTCGCGAGTCGCTCGATGCTGCCCGCGACGAACTGACTTCCGGCGGTTTGCGTACGCTGCTGTTCATCGACGAGATCCACCGCTTCAACAAGACTCAGCAGGATGCGCTCCTGCCCGATGTCGAAGAAGGAGTCGTGACCTTGGTCGGGGCCACGACGAGCAACCCGTTTTTCGCAGTGAATAGTGCGCTCGTCAGCCGGAGCCAGGTTTTCGAGTTTCAGTCCCTCTCGATCGACGACATTACGTCCCTGGTGAAGCGAGCACTGGCCGATAAGAGCCGCGGGCTCGGCAACATTCCCGTCGAGATCGACGACGATGCACTCTTGTTCCTGGCAGAGACCAGCGATGGCGATGCCCGCCGCGCGCTCAATGCGCTCGAAGTGGGTGTGCTCTCCAGCAGCGAGCGGCCGGTGAAGTTCACTCGCGAACTCGCGGCCGAATCGGTGCAGCGTAAGGCCATTCAGTACGACGCGACCGGGGACGAGCATTACGATTCGATCAGCGCGCTCATCAAAAGCATTCGTGGCAGCGATCCCGATGCCGGTCTGTATTGGCTGGCCCGCATGCTCGAAGCGGGAGAGGATATTCGCTTCCTTTGTCGACGGCTGGTGATCCTGGCCAGCGAAGATGTCGGCAATGCCGACCCCGCTGCGCTGCCGCTAGCTGTCGCAGCAATGCAGGCCTGCGAATTCATTGGGCTCCCCGAGTGTCAGTTGCCGCTCGCCCAGTGCGTGGCCTATTTGGCCTGCGCGCCGAAGTCGAATGCCGCGACCATTGCCATTGGCGAAGCTCGCCGCGATGTGCGCGAGCAACGCATCCTGCCGGTGCCCGTACACTTACGAGACAAGCACTACAAAGGTGCCGAACGCCTTGGTCATGGCGAAGGTTATGTTTATTCGCACGATGCCGCCGGGGGCGTGGTATCGCAGGACTATCTAGGAGTCGAGCGCGAGTACTACCGTCCGGTCGACCGCGGCTTCGAAGCCGAACTCGCCCAGCGACTGACTGAGATTCGCGCGCGGTTGCGAGATCGCTAAATTCGCTTGGCAATCCGATAAGAGACTTCGGTCAACAAAAATGGCCCGGTCAGATTGACCGGGCCACCGTTTGTTATCTCGATTCATCAGCTAGATGAACTACAGCTTCGGGAAGAGTGGGCCGCCGTACATAGCGCCGTCGCCGAGTTCTTCTTCGATGCGGAGCAGCTGGTTGTACTTGGCCATGCGATCGGTGCGCGAGGCCGAGCCGGTCTTGATCTGACCGGTGCCGAGGGCGACGGCCAGATCGGCAATAGTCGAGTCCTCGGTTTCGCCGCTGCGATGGCTCGAAATCGACGAGTAGCCGTTGCGATGGGCCAGTTGAATGGCCGAGATTGTTTCGGTCAGTGTGCCGATCTGGTTGACCTTGATCAGAATGCTGTTGGCAATTCCTTCGTTAATGCCCCGCTGCAGTCGGTCGGTGTTGGTGACGAACAGATCGTCCCCCACAAGTTGAACCTTCTTGCCGAGCTTATCGGTCAGCAGTTTCCAGCCGGCCCAGTCGTCTTCGCTGCAACCGTCTTCGATGGAGCAGATCGGGTACTTCGCGCACCAATCGGTGAGGAAGTCGACCATCTTCTCGCTCGACAGTTCCTTACCGTCGACGCTGTAGGTCTTCTTCTTCTCGTCGTAGTATTCGGTGGCAGCAC
Above is a window of Anatilimnocola aggregata DNA encoding:
- a CDS encoding replication-associated recombination protein A codes for the protein MNLFAKAEGENLKRAQPLAARMRPARLDEFVGQQHFLGEGKLLRRLLAADRLSSVIFYGPPGTGKTTLARLLATASRKKFKQLSAITSGVKELRESLDAARDELTSGGLRTLLFIDEIHRFNKTQQDALLPDVEEGVVTLVGATTSNPFFAVNSALVSRSQVFEFQSLSIDDITSLVKRALADKSRGLGNIPVEIDDDALLFLAETSDGDARRALNALEVGVLSSSERPVKFTRELAAESVQRKAIQYDATGDEHYDSISALIKSIRGSDPDAGLYWLARMLEAGEDIRFLCRRLVILASEDVGNADPAALPLAVAAMQACEFIGLPECQLPLAQCVAYLACAPKSNAATIAIGEARRDVREQRILPVPVHLRDKHYKGAERLGHGEGYVYSHDAAGGVVSQDYLGVEREYYRPVDRGFEAELAQRLTEIRARLRDR